Proteins found in one Xyrauchen texanus isolate HMW12.3.18 chromosome 30, RBS_HiC_50CHRs, whole genome shotgun sequence genomic segment:
- the LOC127624361 gene encoding E3 ubiquitin-protein ligase RNF170-like, giving the protein MIDPSVKFTVNSKAARRHSILCLLREKATESQTRNMATSHSFYNRSPLLSKSRGQVQPHNPHMDKRENLPKPWLTAGNRDLHCPVCLQIASYPIETNCGHLFCAPCLISYWKHGTWLDAINCPLCRQKVKKMCRLFSENTADCKEREVLRHIRDYNKRFSGAPRQVKDYLCDAPLFLLLLVQWLGNMGGLVWLFLLRVAVCGFVAAMSLASPLETLPGPLSSVLGVLDDFVAVFLLLICIFNINQQMGPQRTRTQSVTQGVLTDTL; this is encoded by the exons ATGATTGACCCATCTGTCAAATTTACTGTGAACAGTAAAGCAGCGAGAAGGCATTCCATTCTCTGCCTTCTACGAGAGAAAGCAACTGAATCACAAACAAGAAACATGGCCACCAGCCACAGCTTCTACAATAG GTCCCCTCTACTGTCAAAGTCAAGGGGTCAAGTGCAGCCACACAATCCTCACATGGACAAAAGAGag AATTTGCCCAAGCCATGGTTAACCGCAGGCAACAGGGACCTCCACTGCCCTGTGTGTTTACAGATAGCCAGCTATCCTATAGAGACCAACTGCGGGCATCTTTTCTGTG CACCATGTCTGATATCATACTGGAAACATGGCACCTGGTTAGATGCCATCAACTGTCCTTTATGCAGACAGAAG GTGAAAAAGATGTGTCGTCTCTTCAGCGAGAACACAGCTGACTGTAAGGAGAGAGAAGTGTTAAGACATATCAGAGACTATAACAAGCGCTTCTCGGGAGCACCAAGACAG GTTAAGGATTACCTGTGTGATGCTCCACTCTTCCTGCTGTTGTTGGTGCAATGGTTGGGGAACATGGGCGGCTTGGTGTGGCTGTTTCTCTTGAGGGTGGCTGTCTGTGGCTTTGTGGCTGCCATGTCTCTGGCATCCCCATTGGAGACTCTTCCTGGGCCGTTGAGCAGTGTGCTGGGCGTACTTGATGATTTTGTAGCAGTCTTCCTTCTTCTTAtctgcatttttaatattaacCAGCAGATGGGGCCACAGAGGACAAGAACGCAATCAGTCACACAAGGTGTGCTGACTGACACGTTGTAG
- the LOC127624109 gene encoding protein Hook homolog 1-like, with translation MDLNKTVLCESLIIWLQTFSTAAPCKTLEDLTSGVAMSQALHQIDPSWFSESWLARIKEDVGDNVRLKMNNLKKILQMIVDYYNEVLTQQISDFPLPDLMLVVEHSDQVELGRLLQLILGCAVNCDQKQEYIQIIMTLEESVQHVVMTAIQELMSKETVSQLGTEPFGDSSQKMKKALEDLAEVMAEKDELAQRCQELDIQVTMLQEERNSLLAENDLLTDRTSQFDTFDDPGTPSGRKHSQLQLQLEQILEENFRLEAAKDDYRIHCEELENQLVEIQHRNDELTSLAEESRSLKDELDILRSSSDRAVKLEASVETYRKKLEDLSDLRRQVKVLEEKNMSYMQNTVSLEDELRKANAARAQLETYKRQVQELHRKVFEESRRADNLAFEMKKFQEKHDAALKEKERISIERDTLRETNEELRCAQAQQDQLLQAGKYQTGSPIHVNLAAEMLPIEHREKFIRLQHENKMLQLQQEESENERMTELQVQLEEARRGRSELDTENRLNRERISELQQQVEDLQKALQTQGTKPEDSHLQRKLDAHMVQLNEAQDEIMKKKELLEDLQPDATQTSVKLDELMAALKKKDEDMRAMEDRYKMYLEKARDVIRALDPKLNPASAEIQSLKSQLSDKDKRIFSLERECEQAKLREYEEKLIVTAWHNKSLNFQKIAIESRLGGRCNSIVSPGQSFLAQQRQVTNAKRTMSINVPASSSK, from the exons ATGGATTTAAATAAAACGGTGCTGTGCGAGAGCCTGATTATTTGG CTGCAGACCTTCAGCACCGCAGCCCCTTGTAAGACGTTGGAGGATCTGACCTCAGGGGTCGCCATGTCTCAGGCTCTGCATCAAAT AGATCCTTCATGGTTCAGTGAGAGCTGGCTGGCACGTATTAAAGAGGATGTTGGAGATAATGTTAGACTCAAG atgaacaacCTCAAAAAGATCCTTCAGATGAttgttgattattataatgag GTATTGACCCAGCAGATCTCAGATTTCCCTCTGCCTGACCTGATGCTGGTGGTAGAGCACTCTGACCAAGTAGAGCTGGGGCGCCTTCTTCAGCTCATCCTGGGGTGTGCAGTCAACTGTGACCAGAAACAAG AGTATATCCAGATAATCATGACCTTGGAGGAATCTGTACAGCATGTGGTGATGACTGCCATCCAGGAG CTTATGAGCAAGGAGACCGTGTCTCAATTAGGAACAGAACCTTTTGGAGACAGTAGCCAAAAG aTGAAGAAAGCCTTGGAGGATCTAGCTGAGGTGATGGCAGAGAAAGACGAGTTGGCACAACGCTGTCAGGAGCTCGACATCCAG GTGacaatgctgcaggaggaaaggAATAGCCTCCTGGCAGAAAATGACCTCCTGACTGATCGAACCAGTCAGTTTGACACATTTGATGACCCCGGCACTCCATCAGGGAGGAAGCACAGCCAGCTTCAGCTGCAGTTAGAGCAGATTCTGGAAGAAAACTTCAG ACTGGAGGCAGCTAAAGATGATTACCGCATCCACTGTGAAGAGCTGGAGAACCAACTAGTGGAGATTCAGCATCGAAATGATGAACTGACCAGCCTGGCTGAGGAGTCACGATCACTTAAAGATGAATTAGACATATTAAG GAGTTCCTCTGACCGGGCAGTGAAGCTAGAGGCCTCTGTTGAGACATACAGGAAGAAGTtagaagatctgagtgacctcaGACGGCAAGTGAAAGTTCTGGAAGAGAAGAACATGAGCTACATGCAGAATACAGTCAGTCTCGAAGATGAGCTACGCAAGGCCAATGCTGCAAGAGCTCAGCTAGAGACATACAAGAGACAG GTGCAGGAGCTTCATAGGAAAGTGTTTGAGGAGTCCCGCAGGGCGGATAACCTGGCCTTTGAAATGAAGAAGTTTCAGGAGAAACATGATgctgcactaaaagagaaagag AGGATTAGTATTGAGCGAGACACTCTCAGAGAGACCAATGAGGAACTGCGATGTGCACAGGCTCAACAGGACCAGCTATTACAAGCAG GAAAATATCAAACAGGAAGTCCAATCCATGTTAACCTGGCAGCTGAGATGTTGCCCATTGAGCACAG GGAGAAGTTCATCCGTCTGCAGCATGAGAATAAAATGTTGCAGCTGCAGCAGGAGGAGTCAGAGAATGAGCGCATGACTGAGCTGCAGGTCCAGCTGGAGGAGGCACGGCGTGGACGCAGTGAACTGGACACTGAGAACAG GTTAAACAGAGAGAGAATCAGTGAGCTCCAGCAGCAGGTGGAGGATCTGCAAAAGGCCTTACAGACACAGGGAACCAaacctgaagat TCTCATCTGCAAAGGAAGCTGGATGCTCATAT GGTGCAACTGAATGAGGCACAAGATGAAATTATGAAGAAGAAAGAGCTGTTGGAAGACCTTCAGCCAGATGCCACTCAAACCA GTGTGAAGCTGGATGAGCTTATGGCAGCACTGAAGAAAAAAGACGAGGACATGAGGGCGATGGAGGATCGATACAAGATGTACCTGGAGAAAGCTCGAGAT gTGATCCGAGCTCTGGATCCCAAGCTAAACCCAGCCTCAGCTGAGATTCAGTCCCTGAAAAGTCAGCTCTCTGACAAAGACAAGAGGATATTTTCTCTGGAG CGAGAGTGCGAGCAAGCCAAACTGAGAGAATATGAGGAGAAGTTAATTGTGACAGCTTGGCATAATAAG AGTTTGAATTTCCAGAAGATAGCAATCGAGTCACGGCTCGGTGGGCGGTGCAACTCTATAGTGTCGCCTGGCCAGTCTTTTCTGGCTCAACAACGTCAGGTGACCAATGCCAAGCGCACTATGTCCATCAATGTACCTGCCTCTTCTTCCAAGTAA